Within Calditrichota bacterium, the genomic segment GCAATCCAGAAGTGAGACAGGGAAGGAAAACGCGAAACGTTTGAGAAGAGAAGGCAAGGTGCCGGGCGTTTTTTACGCTCATGGCGAAAAGACAGTGCCGGTAGTTGTGGGTGATCGCGAGCTTGCCAAGGTGATTTCGCAGGTCGGAGGTTTAGTTGATATTAAAATTGACGACAGGCGAAAAAGGAAAGCAATCATCAAGGAAGTGCAATCAGACCCCGTCACGAACAAATTTTATCATGTGGATATCATGGGCGTTCGCCTCAAAGAAAAAGTGACTGTAACCGTTCCCATTCAAGTCGTTGGAGATGCTATTGGCGTGAAAGAACAAGGCGGTATTTTGCATCAGTACAGCCATGAAATAGAAGTGTCGTGTTTGCCGCTCGATATTCCCGACCATGTGGAAATTGACGTTACAGATTTGAATATCGGCGATTCGATTTCTGTGGCGGATATTCAGCTTGAAAATGCAGCAATTGTGAACGACCCGGATCAGCCATTGGCGACCGTCATGGCGCCGTCTGTTTCCAAGGAACCAGAAGCAGAGGAAGAAGCAGAGGAAGAAGTTGCTGAGGGCGAGGAAGAGGAGAAAACCGAAGAACAAGAATAATTATTCGGTGATATGTCAGAAGGACGTTTTTTGATTGCGGGGCTTGGCAATCCCGGCGTTAATTATCGCGAGACAAGGCACAATCTGGGCTTTATGGTTGTCGATCATATTGCCCGTCAATATAATTTGAATTTTAGAAAACACGAGTTTTTTGAGGTTGCCAGATTTCAACTTGAAGAAAAAGAGATGATTCTGATGAAGCCGCTGACGTACATGAATCGCAGCGGCATTGCTGTTGCTTATGGCATAAATGCGAATCAAATTGTTCTTTCAAATTTATTGGTGATTGTTGACGATTTAGCTTTGCCCTTTGGAAAAATGCGTTTTCGCGCAAAAGGTAGTTCCGGCGGGCATAATGGTCTGAAATCAATAATTAACTATCTTCAGTCGGATCAATTTCCTCGCCTCAGAATCGGAATCGGACCGGAAGCGGATCCAGATGACGTTGTGGAGTATGTACTGTCCCCATTTAGAAAAGAAGAGCGAAAAAGCTTAAATGCGATTCTCGATCATGCTGCAGATGCTGTATTTTATATGGTTAGAAACGGCATTTTCAGCGCGATGAATGCGTTTAATTAGCGAGCGAGGTTTGGGAGTAAGTTTGAACTTATTCGCATCTCTGGCGTTGAAATAATCACGAAATCAAGAAGGAGAAGGATATTGAACAGCGTAGCCGTTTCTCTCATCACGAGCCTGCTGGCTCTTGGTTTTGTCGCTTATTTGAGCATTGATGTGCTTCGAAAAGATGTCGGAAGCCAGAAAATGGCGGAGATATCTCATTTAATCCAGCAAGGGGCGCGAGCCTTTTTGAGACGGGAATATATTTATGTCTCAATGTTCGTGGCGGTTATTGCGATTTTAATCGCAGTCGCCCCGTATCTTACCCAGGTCGAATTGAGTTGGCGAACATCGGTTGCATTTATCGGCGGCGCTTTTGTATCAGCTCTGGCGGGATACATTGGCATGAGTATCGCGACCAAGGCGAATGCGCGCACAACTCAGGGCGCGATAACCGGAGGCGTCAAGGGAGCGCTCAGCATTGCCATTAGCGGCGGCGCCGTAATGGGAATGAGCGTTGTCGGCCTTGCATTGTTCGGTTTGAGCATTTTTTACATCATTTTTCATGGCGAACCGGTTATTATTAATGGCTATGCCATGGGCGCGAGTTTAGTAGCGTTGTTTGCCAGAAGCGGCGGCGGAATTTTCACCAAAGGCGCCGACATGGGCGCAGATTTGGTCGGCAAAGTGGAAGCCGGAATTCCGGAAGACGACCCCAGAAATCCGGCGGTCATCGCGGATAACGTTGGCGACAACGTGGGAGATGTGGCAGGTTTGGGCGCTGATTTGTTGGAATCTTACGTGGAGTCGATTATTGCTTCGATGGCGATAGCGTCCACTTTAGGAATAGCCGCGCCACAGTTGAAAACGTTGCCTCTTTCCATCGCCAGCGCCGGAATTGTTTCCTCTATCATCGGCGTGTTTTATGTGCGCATTCGAGGAAAAAAAGATCCCCAATCCGCTTTGATGGGAGGCACGTACATCAGCGCTATTCTGACGGCGATTGCGACTTATCTGATTGTGAAATATCAAGGTACAAGTTTCGAATCGTTCGGCCTCATGGGACCTTTTTATGCGACGATCGCGGGTATCGTTTCCGGCATCATTGTTGGCTTTACCAGCGAATATTTTACTTCAAAAAACTATAAGCCGGTGCGAACTTTAGCAGAAGAATCACAAAGCGGACCAGCGTTGACTGTAACTGGCGGAATGTCGGTAGGAATGCTTTCTACTGTTGTGCCTGTGCTTGTGTTGAGCGGCGCTGTTTTATTGGCAGATCATTTCGCCGGAATTTATGGCATTGCGTTGGCGGCGTTTGGCATGTTGGCGACTACCGGCGTGATCGTAGCCGTCGATTCCTACGGGCCGATAGCAGATAACGCCGGCGGAATCGCTGAAATGGCTGAATTGGATCCGTCAGTTCGTGAAATAACCGATAATTTGGATGCCGTGGGAAACACAACCGCCGCTATCGGAAAAGGATTTGCCATCGGATCGGCGGCTTTTGCGGCGATGGGATTGTTAGTCGCTTACATGAAATCCGCCGACATAAGCGTCGCTGATATCAAAGATCCAAAAGTGCTCATCGGTTTGTTGATTGGCGGCATGTTACCCTTTTTCTTTTCCTCATTGTTGTTTAAGGCAGTGAGTAAATCCGCTTTCAAAATGATAGAGGAAGTGAGACGGCAGTTCAAAGAAATCCCCGGTTTAATGGAAGGAAAAGCCATGCCGGACTCCGCGCGTTGTGTAGACATCAGTACAAAAGGCGCAATCCAGGGCATGCTCATTCCGGGCTCCATTGCAATTTTGGCGCCAGTTTTAGTCGGATTGTTCATTGGAAAAGAGACATTGGCGGGAATGCTGGTCGGCTCCCTGGTGAGTGGTTTGATGTTAGGCATTCAAATGGCAAATTCCGGCGGGGCGATGGACAATGCGAAAAAATATATTGAAGAAGGCAATTTCGGCGGAAAAGGTTCTGAAACGCACAAGGCGGCGGTTATTGGAGATACTGTGGGCGATCCGTTGAAAGATACAGTGGGCCCGTCGATAAATATTTTAATTAAATTAATGAGCGTCATTTCTTTGGTGTTGGCGCCATTATTCAGGTAATTAGTAAAGATTCTGCAAAATATAATAATCATTATTTGTCAGTGAGTGTCGCTCTTGAAATGTCAGGGATGAGTCCTGGCGTGCAGGCGCCTCGCTACGATTCACTCAGGAGATGTCTGCTTTAGCGGACATGGCTGTTAGTTTTGAAAATTTGATTTTTTTGCGGAAACTCAAAGTAACTGGTAAAATAGGAGGTAACAGTAGTTTGAAAGCGTACGAATCAGTAATCGTGATCGACTCGCTGTTGAAAAGTGAGGAGATCGAAGCCATTATCGAGAAAGTCGAGCGAATTATTAATAATAATGGCGGACAAATTGTTGAAATTGATCGCTGGGGAAAAAAGCGGTTAGCTTATGAAATCAAAAAACGGCAGTACGGCTATTACGTTGAATTTATTTTCCAGGGACCGGGAAATGCAATCCAGGTATTGGAAAGGGAGTACGGTCTCGATGAAAATATTTTGCGCTATTTGACCGTGCATTTGAACAAGAGAGCTCAGGAGCACAAAGAGCGGCAAAAAATGACGCAAAACGATTATGCAAAAGCACAGCCAGTTGGAACAAAAGCCGACAATAAAGACTCGGCAACAGATTCGGAAAAGGAACCAGAAATAAAGCCAGAGCCAGAGTTAGAAGCGGCAAGCGAAGAAACCGCGCCTGCGGCCGAGCCGGTAGAGGAGTCAGCCAAAAGCGAGGATTAAATACGTGCTTCAGCGTAAATAGTTCTTTGCAAACATGACGATGTGTGAATGATTTGAAAGAGGACGTCGGAAATGGCTATTTTAAAAATGCCAGATATAAACAATGTAATTATTGCTGGCAACTTGACGTGTGATCCTTCTTTTCGTAAAACGAAAAATGGAACCCCTGTGGCAAATTTTTTCATTGCCTCAAACCGAAAATTTAAGGACAATAATGGCAATTGGCGTGAGAATGTTTGCTACATTGGCGTGGTAGCGTGGTACAAATTGGCAGAAA encodes:
- a CDS encoding 50S ribosomal protein L25 — encoded protein: MTTTDITLSLQSRSETGKENAKRLRREGKVPGVFYAHGEKTVPVVVGDRELAKVISQVGGLVDIKIDDRRKRKAIIKEVQSDPVTNKFYHVDIMGVRLKEKVTVTVPIQVVGDAIGVKEQGGILHQYSHEIEVSCLPLDIPDHVEIDVTDLNIGDSISVADIQLENAAIVNDPDQPLATVMAPSVSKEPEAEEEAEEEVAEGEEEEKTEEQE
- a CDS encoding aminoacyl-tRNA hydrolase; amino-acid sequence: MIAGLGNPGVNYRETRHNLGFMVVDHIARQYNLNFRKHEFFEVARFQLEEKEMILMKPLTYMNRSGIAVAYGINANQIVLSNLLVIVDDLALPFGKMRFRAKGSSGGHNGLKSIINYLQSDQFPRLRIGIGPEADPDDVVEYVLSPFRKEERKSLNAILDHAADAVFYMVRNGIFSAMNAFN
- a CDS encoding sodium-translocating pyrophosphatase, translating into MLNSVAVSLITSLLALGFVAYLSIDVLRKDVGSQKMAEISHLIQQGARAFLRREYIYVSMFVAVIAILIAVAPYLTQVELSWRTSVAFIGGAFVSALAGYIGMSIATKANARTTQGAITGGVKGALSIAISGGAVMGMSVVGLALFGLSIFYIIFHGEPVIINGYAMGASLVALFARSGGGIFTKGADMGADLVGKVEAGIPEDDPRNPAVIADNVGDNVGDVAGLGADLLESYVESIIASMAIASTLGIAAPQLKTLPLSIASAGIVSSIIGVFYVRIRGKKDPQSALMGGTYISAILTAIATYLIVKYQGTSFESFGLMGPFYATIAGIVSGIIVGFTSEYFTSKNYKPVRTLAEESQSGPALTVTGGMSVGMLSTVVPVLVLSGAVLLADHFAGIYGIALAAFGMLATTGVIVAVDSYGPIADNAGGIAEMAELDPSVREITDNLDAVGNTTAAIGKGFAIGSAAFAAMGLLVAYMKSADISVADIKDPKVLIGLLIGGMLPFFFSSLLFKAVSKSAFKMIEEVRRQFKEIPGLMEGKAMPDSARCVDISTKGAIQGMLIPGSIAILAPVLVGLFIGKETLAGMLVGSLVSGLMLGIQMANSGGAMDNAKKYIEEGNFGGKGSETHKAAVIGDTVGDPLKDTVGPSINILIKLMSVISLVLAPLFR
- the rpsF gene encoding 30S ribosomal protein S6 — its product is MKAYESVIVIDSLLKSEEIEAIIEKVERIINNNGGQIVEIDRWGKKRLAYEIKKRQYGYYVEFIFQGPGNAIQVLEREYGLDENILRYLTVHLNKRAQEHKERQKMTQNDYAKAQPVGTKADNKDSATDSEKEPEIKPEPELEAASEETAPAAEPVEESAKSED